TCGGCCAGCCGTGCGGGCAGCGTGCCCCACGGCGCCCGGATCAGCAGCCCGGCCAGCGGCAGCACCAGGAACGCGAGCCCGAGCAGCGCCGGGACGAGCAGGGCCACCGGAACCCGTTGCCGTCCGGTCACGGCGCCTGGAAGCCGGCTTCGGTCAGCACCGCCAGGCCCTCGGTCCGGACGAACTCGACGAAGCCCGCGGCCGCGGCCGGGTTCGGCGCGTCCGCCAGCACCACGATCGGATAGTCGTTGATCGCGTTCGCCGACTCCGGGAACTCGACGGCGTCCACATCGGACGGGGCCGCCGTCGCGTCGGTGCGGTAGACCAGCGCCGCGTCCACCTCACCGAGCTTCACCTTGGCGAGCGCGGCCTTCACGTCCCGCTCCAGCGTCACCGGGGTCACCGTCACCCCGGCCCGTTTCGCGGCCGCGCCGCAGGGCACCTCCTCGGCGCAGAGCGCCACCTTCAGCCCGGGCCGGGCCAGGTCCGCCAGACCGGTGACATCCTTCGGGTTTCCCTTCGCCACCGCGATGACCAACTGGTTCCGGGCGAACACCACCGGCGCGCCCGCGTTGTTGCCCGCGTCGGTGACCGTCGTCATGGTGGCCGGCGACGCGGCCGCGAACACGTCGGCCGGCGCGCCCTCGTTGATCTGCGTGGCCAGCCCGGAACTGCCGCCGTAGTTGACCGTGACGAACAGCTGCGGATGCCGCGCCTGCAACTGCTGCCCGATCCGGTCGAACGCCTCGGTCAGCGACGCCGCCGCGAAGACGGTGAGCTGCCCGCTCAGCACGTCGCCGCCGGCCCCACCGGAACCGCCGCTCGCCGCCGGCTCCTCGTCACCGGTTCCGCCGCAGCCGGCGAGCAGCAGGAGCGCCGTCAGTGTGGCAGCCATGGCGCGCCTCATGCGGTCCGCCGTCCCGGCGACGCCGTCTCCACGACCACGGTGGTCGACTTGATCACTGCGACCGCGACCGAGCCGACCCGCAGGTCCAGCTCGTCGACGGCCTCCCGGCTCATCAACGACACCACCCGGAACGGCCCGGCCTGCAGATCCACCTGCGCCATCACACCATCCTTGGCGACCGCGGTCACGATGCCACGCAACCGGTTCCGCGCCGACGAGGTCTCCGACGCCGGGTCCGCCGCCGCGTGCTGCTCCCGCACGAACGCGGCCAGCGCCTCCCCCTCGACCACCCGGTGCCCGGCCTGGTCGCGCACCGCCACCAGCTTCTCGGCGTCGATCCACCGCCGCACGGTGTCCGCACTCACGCCGAGCAGCCCGGCCGCCTCCCCGATCCGAAATCGCGTCACGTACGCCATCCTACGGCTCGCATCCGCAAGCCTGAAAGGCCTTCGGCGACCGCAACCGCGCCGATGCGGGATTACCCGGTTGTGGTGGGCCCTCCCGGCTACGATCATGGGCACCATGACGTGTGGGAGGGGCGCTCACCGCCCCGTCGCATGACCGGCCCGACTCCGGCCGCCCCGCCGGACCTCGCCGCGTGGCTGACCTCCGCCACGCTCCGTTCCGTTGCCGATCCGCCTCGCCGCTCCGCCGTCTTCGACGCGGCGATCGCCGCCCGGCGCGGCACCGCGTTCTGCGAGGGCGAT
This genomic window from Catenuloplanes niger contains:
- the modA gene encoding molybdate ABC transporter substrate-binding protein, with protein sequence MAATLTALLLLAGCGGTGDEEPAASGGSGGAGGDVLSGQLTVFAAASLTEAFDRIGQQLQARHPQLFVTVNYGGSSGLATQINEGAPADVFAAASPATMTTVTDAGNNAGAPVVFARNQLVIAVAKGNPKDVTGLADLARPGLKVALCAEEVPCGAAAKRAGVTVTPVTLERDVKAALAKVKLGEVDAALVYRTDATAAPSDVDAVEFPESANAINDYPIVVLADAPNPAAAAGFVEFVRTEGLAVLTEAGFQAP
- a CDS encoding TOBE domain-containing protein, producing the protein MTRFRIGEAAGLLGVSADTVRRWIDAEKLVAVRDQAGHRVVEGEALAAFVREQHAAADPASETSSARNRLRGIVTAVAKDGVMAQVDLQAGPFRVVSLMSREAVDELDLRVGSVAVAVIKSTTVVVETASPGRRTA